The sequence GCACAGTTAAAGGCAAATATTCTGGCAGTAGAGAAAAAAAGAGAACATGTTCCGCTACCACGTGCGGTTATGGCTATGAGTTTAGGACAGTATTTTTATTTAACACAATTTCATCCTGAGGCTGACGCTGAAGGTATGTTGCGCTTATTTGCAAGGCCGGAAAAACGGGACCATATCATTAACAGCCACGGTGACTGGAAACTGGAAGATATGATTCGCAACCTTAGCGATGCTGATAAATTACCATTAACCCACAAAGAAGTTTTACCCTCATATTTACGCACTGCCATTAATGCGTTGCGCATGAATTAAATAAACCAATAATTAAGGTTCTTATTTTTTTGAGGGTGCTATTTATTCATTAAGTTTGCAATACATGATACCTTCAATCAGAGACCATTTTAACGCCACATTTACTGAGGCAGCCCACCAGGATTTTGTGCATGCATGTCAGGATCGTTTTAATAAAATTATTGAATTTAAAATTTGTGAAACGCCCATTTTTATACCTGCAGATTTTAGTGCAAAAGTATTAGCGGCCGGTGAAGCAATTTTGGATGTTGTTTGTGCCGATGATTTTAAATTAAAAAGTGATAAAGCCATTCCAAATGGTTGTTTTGTGCCGGGTGCTGAAGGCCGGCCAACCTTTATTGCATTGGATTTTGGTATTTGTATTGATGACAATGGCGAATTAATTCCTCAATTAATTGAAATGCAGGGATTCGCCTCTTTATATGCCTGGCAACATGAGTTGGGGAAACAATATCGCAACCACTTCCCTATTCCTGATTCGGTGAGTCATTTGTTTAATGGACTGGATGAAAAAAGTTACATCGCATTATTAAAACAAATAATTATCGGACACCACAATCCTGAAAATGTAATTATTCTGGAAATTGAACCAGATAAACAAAAAACCTGGATTGATTTTTATTTAACCAGAGAATTGTTGGGAATTGAACCTGTTTGTATTTCAAAATTAATTCTGGAAAACAATCAATTATTTTATTACAAAGGAGATAAAAAAATTCGTGTAGAACGTATTTATAACCGGTTAATTTTTGATGAATTACAATCACGTGCCGATTTATTGAGACAATGGAATTTAACGGAAGCCGTAGATGTAGATTGGGTTTGTCACCCGAACTGGTTTTTCCGCATTAGCAAATACACCCTGCCCTTTATTAAAAGTAAATATGTTCCTGAAACCTTATTTTTAAATGAAATTAAAAGTATCCCTGAAGATTTAGAAAACTGGGTATTAAAGCCACTATTTTCATTTGCAGGACATGGTGTAATTTTTAATGTTACAAAGGAAGATGTAGAAAAGGTATTGCCACATGCCGAGGCATTTATTTTACAGAAAAAAGTAAAATACAAACCGGTAATTAAAACGCTTGATGAACCAGCCAAAGCTGAGTTGCGCTTAATGTATTTATGGGAAGCTGAAAAGCCCCGACCAACACTGGTAATTAATTTAGCGCGTTTAAGTAAAGGTGTTATGATTGGTGTTGACTACAATAAAAATAAAACTTGGGTTGGCGGAACTGTTGCCTACTACGAGCAATAAATCGATTTGTTTTCAGTATGAACGAAAAAATATACCGATTACAAAAAAAAGAAGTAGACAGGCGGAATGCAGAAGCTGCAGCCTTGAAGAATGCGATAAACGATGTGTTTTATAAAAACAATTTCGTTAAGCACGAATATGATTCAGATGAAATTTTTGAACAGGCAGTTTTATTCGGAGAAAATCTGACCATTTTTGCAAGAGACTGCATGCGATTAAATTCGGATGAGATTTTAGTTGAACGTAATTTCGTTCAGAAACAAATTCTCATGAATTCAGTGCGCAGTGGAAGTTTTACCATTGAAGATTATTATATAGTAGGTTTTGCAAAAATACGCAGCGGTTATCCGCGCATACTTATAACACCAACAACGTTAGCCGATAAGTTTATTTATTTAATTGGTAACAAAGCAAATCCGGTTACCCGTAATAAAAAATGTTTGTTCCATTTTAATATACATCATGAACAAAACAAACCAGTTATTAAACCCTTACCCGATCAATTTTTTGAATCATTAATTCGATTTAAAGAACTTCACCTTGAAATTAGCGGCGAATATTGTTTTTATGTAGCCTCTACAAAAGGCGTTACAGTAGCTGAAGCTGAGCGTTTTATCGACCTTACGGGCGTTATTATGAAATGTTTGATATAGGTTAGGCACTATAACAACAGTTGCCACAAATTCGTTATATTTGCTATAACACAAAAAGTGGCTTATGAAGTTTTGGACAATTAATTTATGTTTTGCAGCCCTAATCGTGATTGCATCCGGGTGTAAGGATGAAGTTTTGCCACCGGAAGGAAACTTGATTACCAATTATTCATTTGAAGAAAACGGTGTTTACAGCACGTCAGGCTGGACGGTAAATAATACCGAATATACCACGCTAGTGCCGGAGAACGGCGGTGATTTCGCGATAAAAGTTTTTCAGGATACGTTACCGGATGAAGGTTATGTGGAATATGAGGTAACCGGATTAATTGGTGATAAATCGATTGTATTTGATTGTGAAGCAAATGCCTTTGGCGGTTGTGTTGGCACTGTAAGTATAATTGTTGAATCTACCGGAGAAACAAAAACGGTTATCGCTACTGCTAATGTGGACCAAAATACCTGGACACCAAAAAATTTATCTGCAAATGCAACTTTTGTTGATGGTGACAGGTTATTTGTTAGAATGAGTGCAGGAGGCGTATTAAGTCCTGTAGAAACACAGTTTGTTGTTTTTGACCTGGCCACTCTGGAAATCAATTAACCTATAAAACTTTAAACAGTGAGCAGCATTTTTAATTTAGATGATGCGAATGCATACATCGCACGCATAGAAAAATTAACGCCTATTACACAACATATTTGGGGCAGCATGACTGTTTCACAAATGCTTGCCCATATTCAGGAGCCTATAAAAGTTGCATTGGGACAAACACAGCCAAAGCGCAATATCATCGGGTTAATTTTTGGGCGGTTGGTTAAAAAATCGATTGTTAATGAAAAACCTTTTAAACAAGGTTTACCTACTGACCCCAGTTTTGTTGTTTCCTCTGAACGGAATTTTGAACAGGAAAAACAACAGGCGATTGTTTTAATACGCGCTTTACAAGCCGGTGGTCCTTCAGGCATTACGAATAATAAACATCCTTTATTTGGAAAAATGTCGCCTGAAGAATGGGATACCCTTACCAATAAACATCTTGACCACCATTTGCGACAATTTGGTGTATAGATTTTTCGTTATTCTTTTTTATGCAAACCCAAAAGGCTAAAAATTATTACCCGGCATCTACCGTTCGTCTGATTCTTATCATTATAGGTATTTCCGGAATATTGCTGCGTAATTCACTTGCATTAAATGATATGATCACCAACGTATTGTTTATCATTCAGCTCGTGGCATTGGATGTAATATTAAGAGAGAGTAATTTCTTCACAACAAATTATTACCGAATTGTAATGGTTTGTTTAAGCATTTATATTGTAGGAACATTATTTAAAATAATGCACTGGTTTGGTGCCGACCAAATGCTTATAATTGCAACAGCCGGTGTAGTAATTACCTACATTATCAGGACAATAAATAAATCGAAAATAAATATTTTAGACATTGTAAAATGCGGATGGGTGGTAAGTGTTTGTTTTACCAGTATTGCACGTTTAATGCATTTGCCATTTGCCATTTGGGGCAGTTACATTAATTTAAGTTTATTTGCTTTAATGTTATTATTATTTTTTCTTGCGCCTGTAAAAGAGCAGTTAGCTGCTGAAAAAGAAGTACCCGAGGAATTGCCGTTTGATCAGGTAGACTGAACTTCCTGTGTTGCAATCGCAATTGGTGCTGATTCGAATTCGTCAATTTTATCCAATTCAAAAACTGTTATGCCATCTTCTCTGAAATAATACGGAATTTTAAATTTAGTACCCCAGTTTAGTTCTTCATGCGTATAACTATATCTTGCATGAACATCTTGCCCTGAAGTTTCATTATAACCCTTTATCATTACAAGAATTTCTGCTTCGCTTGCAGTAAAATCATCTTTTGTAAAACCATTTAATGGACTTTTTTCATCTATTGGATGCACCATTGTCCAGTTGAGTGGAAAATAAATAATTTTATTATTATCGATATTGAGCGGATAATATTTACGTGATTGTTTTCCATTTTCATTAACAACTAAAGCTAGTGTAACACGTACCTCCAGTTCAGTTAAATTATGATTGCGTTCATTTGCAGCACGAAACATTAATCCCGACCCATTTTTATATGGGCTGATTAAAGCATGTTTACTGAACCGAATACTATGTGGTGTTTTAGAAAACCGACCATACATTAAACCGGTGAAAATAGCAAAACCCATTAAACCAACAAGTGCTTCACTTGCAGCAACACCGCTAACGGTTGGCGATAATGGATAAAGTGACCCATACCCTACCGTTGTTAATGTTTGTGCACTAAAAAATAAGGCAACCAAAAACATATTATGCACCTGAAAATCGCTGGTCATGCCGATTCCATCAAAATCGACCAATATGTAAATGGTAGCAAAAACGAGGTTAACCACACTATAGAATCCTACAATAAATAAAAAGAATTTGAACCAGCTCATGGTAAGTAACTCATGGTATAATAATTTGCGTTCTCCAATTCTGAGCACGTTAAAATTGCCATCTTGCGTAATTACACGTTTCGAACCTTTCTGATAACGGTTGGTATATCCCAGTTCATCACCTTTTTCAGGTGCATTTTTCAAGTTGTGTGATAAGCGGTCCTTGAGTGCCATAAAATTGATTTCCTACAAATTTGAACATCTTTGCTTTAATAGCAAAATCATTTAAGACCTGTGCTTTACAAATCTTACGAATTATGAAAACAAAAAATCCGGAAGTAAGTTCCGGATTTATAAATTAGTTGGTTGCGTAGTTATTTCCTATTTTTTTGAGCACCCTGATATGTGAGCCCAATGAATCCCAAAAAGTTGCTTTCTCGTAGTATGGAATTCCAAACTCCTGTGCTGTTTTTTTAACGATAGGCGCAATTTTCTTATAGTGGATATGACAAATATTATAAAATAAGTGATGTTCAACCTGATAATTTAATCCCCCAACAAACCAGCTTAAGATTCTGTTTTTCTTTGCAAAATTTGCTGTTGTTTCTAATTGGTGAATTGCCCATGCATTTTCTATTTCACCATTATCTGTAGGCACCGGATGATCAGTGTCTTCAACTACGTGTGCCAATTGAAAAATAGTAGTAACAAACAATCCTGTAGTTACCTGCAATATTAGAAAGCCTAATAAAATATAGCCGAAGTTATAATCAGTAAATAACAATGGTAAGCCGAAAATAAATGCGAAATAAAATATTTTACTGAAAATAAGTTTAATCATTTCAGTTGTTGGATTGCCACCTGTACCTTTTGTAAGTCCGTTTTTGTTATAACGAATTAATTGTTTGAAGTCTTTATTTAAAGTCCAACCTAATGTTGCAAGGCTATAAATAAAAGGCGCATAAATATGCTGATAACGATGTATGAAACTCAATTTACCGTGTGGTGATAATCTTAGAATCGGTTTATCATCAATATCTTCATCCATACCATAAATATTGGTATATGTATGATGTAATACATTGTGTTGAACAATCCAGGTAAACTTGCTGCCACCTACCAGATAGATGGATCGGCCCAGCATACGGTTCACAAATTTATTTTTAGAATAAGCACCATGGTTTGCATCGTGCATAACTGCCATACCCATTCCGGATGCACCAATACCCATAATCATCCACATGATAAAAAATACCCAAAGTGGTAATATATTGGTAAGAATCAGGACAAATGGACCTAAATACAGGGTAAGCATCACCAACGTTTTGATAAACATGCGCCAATCGCCTGTTTTTTCAATCTTGTTGTCTTCAAAATATTGGTTAACCCTACCACGCAGCGTGGCGAAAAACTCAGTTCTGGGTCTTTCGACAAATTTGATTTTTCCTTTCATTTATGAATTTCCCGTGGCAAAAGTAGTGCTTAACTAATAAATTAACCAAAAACTAACCGGTGATTAATATCACAAATACGTAAAACACCCTTAACACAGAAGTTACAGTGATACAAACCCCTGTTCATAAGTTTTAGTTCAATCCATTTCTACCATAGAGCCGGCTTTTTTGCGTTCATGCTCCAATAAATGGATTTTACGCAGCCTGATATTTAAAGGTGTAACCTCTACTAATTCATCTTCATCGATATATTCCATTGCTTCTTCAAGCGTCATGCGGTGTGGCGGTGCTAACGATACTTTATCGTCGCTACCACTGGCGCGCATATTGGTAAGTTTTTTAGTTTTTGTAATATTTACAACAAGGTCGTTATCACGGCTATGTTCACCAATTACCTGTCCCTGGTATACATCTTCACCGGTTCCAATAAAGAAGAACCCGCGGTCCTGCAGCTTATCCATGGCATAAGCAATAGAAGAACCTGTTTCATGAACAATTAATACACCATTAATACGAGATGGGATATCACCTTTCCAAGGTTCATATGCTTTAAAGCGGTGACTCATAATTGCTTCACCTTGTGTGATGTTTAATACGTTGGTTCTTAAACCGATGATACCACGTGACGGTATGTTAAACTCCAGGTGTGTGCGATCGCCTTTTGCATGCATGGTAATCATTTCACCTTTGCGTTTACTTACTGCTTCGATAACCTTTCCGGCAGTTTCTTCAGTAGTTTCAACAGCCAGGATCTCGATTGGCTCACATTTTTGACCATCGATCATTTTGATGATTACCTTTGGTTGACCAAGTTGGAGCTCATAACCTTCGCGGCGCATGGTTTCCACTAAAATACCCAAATGGAGAATACCACGACCAAACACCATAAATGAATCGGCACTATTGGTCGGTTCAATACGGAGAGCAAGATTTTTCTCAATTTCTTTATGTAAACGGTCGCGCAGGTGGCGGCTTGTAACAAATTTACCTTCTTTACCAAAAAACGGCGAGTCGTTGCTTTTAAACAACATGCTCATAGTAGGTTCATCGATTGGAATTCCAGGTAAGGCTTCCGGATTTTCAAAATCGCAGATGGTATCGGCAATTTCAAAACCTTCAATTCCGGTTACGGCACAAATATCACCACACGTTACTTCGTCAGTTTTGGCTTTACCTAAACCTTCGAATATAAAGAGGTCTTTAATACGTGATTTAACAATACTACCATCGCGTTTTACAAGTGAAACCGGCTGTCCGGCCTTAACCGAACCGCGTGCTACTCTTCCTACAGCAATTCTTCCGATATAGCTGGAGAAATCGATACTGGTAACCTGTAACTGTGTTGTTCCGTGTACAATTTTAGGTGTAGGCACGTGTTTGATAACCATTTCGAGTAATGCGCTAACATCAGTAGTTTGCACTTTGTAGTCATCACTCATCCAGCCAAACTTAGCAGAACCGTAAACGGTTGGGAAATCCAACTGGTCTTCGGTTGCGCCGAGGTTAAACATGAGGTCGAACATTGATTCATGCACCTCATCAGGCTTACAATTATCTTTATCTACCTTATTAATAACCACACAAGGTTTTAAACCAAGTGCAATTGCTTTACTTAATACGTAACGCGTTTGTGGCATAGGGCCTTCAAAGGCATCTACCAGCACCAAAGCGCCATCGGCCATGTTTAACACACGTTCAACCTCACCGCCAAAGTCGGCGTGGCCCGGTGTATCTATAATGTTGATTTTGAATCCTTTATAGTTAACAGAAACGTTTTTAGAAACGATAGTAATACCGCGTTCACGTTCCAGTTCATTATTATCCAAAATGAGTTCACTATGTTCTTTTGAGAACAGTTGACAATGGTGTAAAATTTTGTCGACCAATGTTGTTTTACCGTGGTCAACGTGCGCAATAATCGCAATATTTCTTATTTCCTGCATAAAATGGGTGCAAAGGTATGGCTTTTATTCCCGAAAATCAAGCCTTTTCAATGATTTGACGTTGATTTAAGAATAATTCAAACACCTAATACACAGGACTAACGGCTTAATGCCACATAATCTTTTATCAGCGTGCGGATAAAGGTAGCACGGTCGGCGGGTATTTTTTCGAGATGTAACCGTTGTTTTACCAACTGGCAAGCTTGTTCCAGGGCTTCTTCGTGGCTATCATTTCGGTATTTGAGGCTTTTGTCCATAACCTCTTTCAACAGTAACATTTCAGGTTCAGTAAAATTGCGCACCTGCGGATACGTTGGTTCGTGGTTGGTGGTGGTTCTGATTTTAAGCAGGTCATTCAACTGTAAACGTTGTGTGGGATTGAGTTTGATGACTGTTGTATTAGCTATAATATCGCCGAGCCGTTGTGCCTTATCGGAAGAGCTAACCATCAAAATGCCTATTGATCCGAGTGAAAACAAAACATCAACCGGACGAAGCGCCCAACGCATGAGGTAATCGTTAATAGAAGGCTGCTCCCCCGTGAGTTTCACAACTTTAATAGACAATATCTTTTTCCCGATGGTTTGTCCGTCCATTACCACTTCACTGACAAAAAAGTAAAAAAATATGATGGGTAAAGAAAAAACGTATTGAAAATAATCGTCGTGCATGCCAAACCCCTGTATAAAAATAAGTGAAAGGATAAAAATGGCTAACCATTCAATGATATAATCGATTATAGTAGCAAATATTCTATCCTTGGCATCAGCCAGTTCGTAGTTGATAGTAACGTTTTGGGTGGTTAGAATATCAATTGTGCGCATGCAAGAGCTCTCTATTTAGCAGTTCAAATGTATTAAAAATTATTTGTGCAACAACAATTCAACGCAAAGTGCCTCAAAAAATTGTAAGTGAGCAAGTATAGAAGTTTGTCAAAACGCACGAAGTAAACGGATTTAAACAGTCGGTTAATTGAAATTTTAAAATCTTTATAAGAAACCTATATATTTACTGCGTTAATGGGGAATCATGCGGGAAACACATTTCATTCAACAAAATAAGGGTAAGTGGGACGAGTTTGAGGAGAAGTTCGAAAACGAAACTGATCCTGAAAAAGCCAGTAATCTGTTTATTCAGATAACCGACGACCTGAGTTATGCCCGTACTTATTATCCAAACCGTTCGGTAAAAATATATCTGAACAATATTGCACAAAAGGTTTTCCAATCCATTTATAAAAATAAAGTAAGGCGCAGACAAAAGTTCAAGTTATTTTGGTCGGATGAACTTCCACAAAAAATGTATGAATCGCGCAAGCAATTATTATTTACTACAGTTTTGTTTACGGTTGCTTTTTTTATCGGTGTTTTCTCTAGTATGCACGACCCGAATTTTGCAAAATTTATTATGGGAGAAGATTATATTGAGATGACTGAAACAAACATAGAAAAAAATGACCCTATGGCTGTATATAAAGGAAGCAGTCAAACGGATATGGTTTTAGGAATCACATTTAACAACTTACGTGTTGCATTTTTCACTTTAGTTTTCGGAATATTTTTCGGTGTGGGTACAGCCTATTTTATTTTATACAATGGCATTATGGTAGGCACCTTTCAATACTTTTTTATTCAAAGAGGTTTATTCCAGGAATCTTTTTTAGCCATTTGGGTGCATGGTGCTTTAGAAATATCTGCTATTGTAATTGCAGGAACAGCCGGCATAACGTTAGGGCGCGGGTTATTATTTCCGGGCACCTTTACACGATTACAGTCGTTCAGGATTAACGGATTACGCGCCGTGCAAATATTTTTAGGCATCACACCGATTATTATTCTTGCCGGCATTAACGAAAGTTACCTGACACGTTATACGGAAACACCGGATATTGTGCGTGCTATTTTAATTTTTCTGGAGTTTGGTTTTATGTTATTTTATTTTGTTATTTATCCTGCGCGAAAAGCTAAAAAAGGATTTAATGTGAGCCGTAAATCAGATGAAATTCCGGTGAGTAAAATTCCGGAAGTTCAATTTTCAAAAATCAAAACCAATGGTGAAATTTTTGCAGATAGTTTTTCCGTCTTTAGAAAATTTTTTACCCCAATATTTACCATTATCTTTTTTATTGCGCTGGCCTATACCGGTATATTAATTTGGAAAGTAATTCCCATTTCAGAAATATACCATCAAACCGGTATGATTGATATAACCATGTTTACAGAAGCGTTTTCAGATATTCAGGGCTTGCTCAATTATACTAATGTTATGCGGTATAACGAAAGCATGGGAATATATACAACCGGTAATGGTTTTCCGTTATTTGCGCTCAATGTAATTGCATTAACATTAATATTGTCACTGGCTTTAAGCATAATACAGCAGACCAGAGCAAAAGCCACCGCATTCAGTTATAAGGAATATGGAAAATTTATTTTAAAGCGCGGGTTACCGGTACTTGTGCTAAGCGCATTGCTGCATGTGATATTATTTTTAGATTCTGATTTTTTCCTGCTCGTGTTTTTTGTTGCAGTGCCTGTTGTTATTATCATGCTTACTGATATGATTAAACAGGGTCGTGTTCAGGGCAGCATGTTGAATAAAACTAGATATTTTTTCAAACAGTTTCTGCCCGTTCAATTATTATATCTTCCTTTATTATTATTTAGTTTAATGATGGCATTAATCAGCCATACTGTTATTACCTATTTTAATGTGGAACTGATAAAATGGAATATACCATTTGACCCATTTATTTACGAATTAATACAAGACTTTACCATCACCTTTTTCCTGATACTAACAGTATTTTTCCAGATAGCCATGGTGGCTGTAAATATGTCGCTGATGTATTTTAGTTATAATGAAATTGAAACCGCTGATGATTTACAGGAGCGTTTACAACAATTGTCTACACCTAAAGCCAGTAACGTTTTACAATGAAGAAACTGATCGTATTATATAGTTTATTTTTTGTCTTGCAATCGTTATTTGGTCAGGAAACAGCACCGGTTTACCACCCTATTGATAAATCAAAATGGGAAAAAACAGTTGATGGATTAGATTACCGGGAAACAGAAAAAAAAGAAGAAACACCTACGCCTGTAGATTATAATTTTCGTACTCCCCGTGAACCATTTAGTTTATCTCTTCCCTTGCAAATTGTTGGATATGTTTTAATAGGTGCTTTATTAATAGGCATTCTCATTTATTTTTTCGGGAAAGGTATTTTCAAAAATCCAAAAGTGATTCCGGCCACCGACCATATCATTACAGATTTAGATGAGCGACCAATGGAAAGCGATTTGGAGCGTTATTTAAGAGAAGCACTGGAAAATAAAGATTTTCGTTTGGCAGTCAGAATTTATTATTTAATGTTGTTAAAATTATTGAACGACAAAGAATTAATTATCTGGAAGAAAAATAAAACCAACATGGATTATCTGATTGAAATGCGCAATCATCCGAATTACAATCAGCTTAGTCAGCAAACCCTTATTTATGAATATGTTTGGTATGGTGAACAATCCATAGCCGAACCGCAGTACAAAACGGTTAGCCAAACATTTATTCAATTACTCCAAAACATGAAAAACCAAGGGTGAATCGCACTACCATAATAGGCATTGTTTTAGGAGCAATAGGTTTAGGCTTATTGGTACTGTTGTTTGCTATGCGCGGGCGTGATACAGATAAAAAATATTATTGGGGAGAAGATTATAATC comes from Bacteroidota bacterium and encodes:
- a CDS encoding DUF1569 domain-containing protein encodes the protein MSSIFNLDDANAYIARIEKLTPITQHIWGSMTVSQMLAHIQEPIKVALGQTQPKRNIIGLIFGRLVKKSIVNEKPFKQGLPTDPSFVVSSERNFEQEKQQAIVLIRALQAGGPSGITNNKHPLFGKMSPEEWDTLTNKHLDHHLRQFGV
- a CDS encoding acyl-CoA desaturase — translated: MKGKIKFVERPRTEFFATLRGRVNQYFEDNKIEKTGDWRMFIKTLVMLTLYLGPFVLILTNILPLWVFFIMWMIMGIGASGMGMAVMHDANHGAYSKNKFVNRMLGRSIYLVGGSKFTWIVQHNVLHHTYTNIYGMDEDIDDKPILRLSPHGKLSFIHRYQHIYAPFIYSLATLGWTLNKDFKQLIRYNKNGLTKGTGGNPTTEMIKLIFSKIFYFAFIFGLPLLFTDYNFGYILLGFLILQVTTGLFVTTIFQLAHVVEDTDHPVPTDNGEIENAWAIHQLETTANFAKKNRILSWFVGGLNYQVEHHLFYNICHIHYKKIAPIVKKTAQEFGIPYYEKATFWDSLGSHIRVLKKIGNNYATN
- the typA gene encoding translational GTPase TypA encodes the protein MQEIRNIAIIAHVDHGKTTLVDKILHHCQLFSKEHSELILDNNELERERGITIVSKNVSVNYKGFKINIIDTPGHADFGGEVERVLNMADGALVLVDAFEGPMPQTRYVLSKAIALGLKPCVVINKVDKDNCKPDEVHESMFDLMFNLGATEDQLDFPTVYGSAKFGWMSDDYKVQTTDVSALLEMVIKHVPTPKIVHGTTQLQVTSIDFSSYIGRIAVGRVARGSVKAGQPVSLVKRDGSIVKSRIKDLFIFEGLGKAKTDEVTCGDICAVTGIEGFEIADTICDFENPEALPGIPIDEPTMSMLFKSNDSPFFGKEGKFVTSRHLRDRLHKEIEKNLALRIEPTNSADSFMVFGRGILHLGILVETMRREGYELQLGQPKVIIKMIDGQKCEPIEILAVETTEETAGKVIEAVSKRKGEMITMHAKGDRTHLEFNIPSRGIIGLRTNVLNITQGEAIMSHRFKAYEPWKGDIPSRINGVLIVHETGSSIAYAMDKLQDRGFFFIGTGEDVYQGQVIGEHSRDNDLVVNITKTKKLTNMRASGSDDKVSLAPPHRMTLEEAMEYIDEDELVEVTPLNIRLRKIHLLEHERKKAGSMVEMD
- a CDS encoding RDD family protein; this translates as MRTIDILTTQNVTINYELADAKDRIFATIIDYIIEWLAIFILSLIFIQGFGMHDDYFQYVFSLPIIFFYFFVSEVVMDGQTIGKKILSIKVVKLTGEQPSINDYLMRWALRPVDVLFSLGSIGILMVSSSDKAQRLGDIIANTTVIKLNPTQRLQLNDLLKIRTTTNHEPTYPQVRNFTEPEMLLLKEVMDKSLKYRNDSHEEALEQACQLVKQRLHLEKIPADRATFIRTLIKDYVALSR
- a CDS encoding stage II sporulation protein M; translated protein: MRETHFIQQNKGKWDEFEEKFENETDPEKASNLFIQITDDLSYARTYYPNRSVKIYLNNIAQKVFQSIYKNKVRRRQKFKLFWSDELPQKMYESRKQLLFTTVLFTVAFFIGVFSSMHDPNFAKFIMGEDYIEMTETNIEKNDPMAVYKGSSQTDMVLGITFNNLRVAFFTLVFGIFFGVGTAYFILYNGIMVGTFQYFFIQRGLFQESFLAIWVHGALEISAIVIAGTAGITLGRGLLFPGTFTRLQSFRINGLRAVQIFLGITPIIILAGINESYLTRYTETPDIVRAILIFLEFGFMLFYFVIYPARKAKKGFNVSRKSDEIPVSKIPEVQFSKIKTNGEIFADSFSVFRKFFTPIFTIIFFIALAYTGILIWKVIPISEIYHQTGMIDITMFTEAFSDIQGLLNYTNVMRYNESMGIYTTGNGFPLFALNVIALTLILSLALSIIQQTRAKATAFSYKEYGKFILKRGLPVLVLSALLHVILFLDSDFFLLVFFVAVPVVIIMLTDMIKQGRVQGSMLNKTRYFFKQFLPVQLLYLPLLLFSLMMALISHTVITYFNVELIKWNIPFDPFIYELIQDFTITFFLILTVFFQIAMVAVNMSLMYFSYNEIETADDLQERLQQLSTPKASNVLQ